GAAGAAAAAATCgcaccaattttaaaaatacttgtaGATAACCCAAATGGTGCGGCCCACTATATTCACGTGAAAGATTGTAGCAGAATCGAGGAATTTCAGGAGATTATAAGAGACTTGATAATTGCTTTGAGAAGTGTTGGTTTTCAAGTCAATATTCAGCTAAGAAACTTAGATTTAGACAATTATAAAGAACATGCAAATTCTAAAGGACTGATTTATGTAGATACAATTTTGCTTTTGAATATTATGGAACTATATAATACACTTCAGAATATAAAAGAAGAACTAGATGCTTTTTATAGATCTATAGGCATACACTCTTTCGTACAAACTGAGTCAGGATTGCTATCCCTTGCTAGTGTTGAATCCGCTAATCCtaacaaaattgtatttaaggTAGAAGaaggatttaaataaatttaaattaagattatCTTTATTTGTAACATTTGTTTATAGCTTAGAAAATCACCAACAAAAGGGAGCTCTCGGTTCGGTTTACTATCAAGCGACTTCTTTGTAATGCCATCATCAACAAGCGCATCCGCCCCACTTAGTGCATCAAAATCCGAAGTTGTTGAAGGCTCCTTTGCAGAAGATCTTTCTGCTTTACGAAGGATCCAATCAGCATCATCTGTAGAAGACCAGTTTGGGCATGGCGTAAACGATGTTTACAGAGCACGAAAAATTTTAGTAAGATGCATTGGAGACTTACAAGACGTCAGTGACTATTTGGGAATGCCTAGAAAGGATGCTGCTACAATCTGCTCCTTGATGGAAGTAGAAAATGCTGGTACATTCAGTGAAACTGATCATAGTAGAAATACTGCTGACAATACCAATAGTAAAGGGAACTGTTGTTGTAAGGAGTGTTTTGCAGACTCTGCTGATGGAGTACGAccagtaagttttttaatttttatattagtacaAATCTTCCTTATTGGCtagattaaaatattacataggTTTTTCTTTACAGGAATGTGAAGACGACCAAGTGATAGTCTGCATAAAAGGCTGCAACGAAGAAGAAGGAGATGTTCAAATAGTTATTCGCCAGTGCCCAGATTGCAAAAAGggcaataaaaatgaaatggctCAAAAAGTAAAAGGGACTAACCAATTAACTAATACTAAGTCAGTTGCTATGAGACCATCATTTTCTGTGGGTACTAGTTACAGTGACGTGCGGACGGGACCAAAAGAAATAGAATCTACCATCCTTCATAACAAAGACTCCAGAGGTAGTATTGTCTGTAGTGATGAAGAAGATGAGCAAAGGGATGTGGACTGTTCAAGAATAAATATGTTTGAAACCACCAACTTGTGTCTTAAAACTGACACTGGCCAAGAACTCATTATTTCTTTAACTGTAACACCTAGAGAACTTGGAGCTGGAAAGCTTAGCCTTAGGGATATATTTAGTGAAGACTTGGAAAAACAATCTTCTTCAACCCAACCAATAAATTACTATGTTGCAGACCGATATATTCCGTTGGGTCGAACCAAAGTTTGTTCTTCATTAGAATTCGATGTTGGTACAGCAGATTCCAAATTGAGACGACAAGGAATAAAACACAAAGATAACAAAATTGTTGTTCAACTTGAAAATCTTGGAACCGATAACTTGCTAAGAGCATGCAGACCGGCTAAATGTTGCAGAAAAGCAATTCTTAACGAAAGAATGAAGAAGTGCCTTCCATATGCTCCAAGTATTAGATCGTTGCCTTTAGACGATGAGGACATGAGAGTTATTAAAGAATCATTGGAAATGAGCTTGCAAAAGGTTAAAAATTCTATTGATATAAAAAAGGATCTTTACAGGAACAAAATTAGAACTGTTATGTATTTTATCGTGGAAGAGGATATTTCCAAAGAACAAATAGAATTTATAtggaaaaagaattttattcgaaaaaaattaaactactaCATAAATCTTGTGAATGATTCACcagttgaaattaaaatttcatatattgTCTTGTATTTTGGAGTGGAAAACGAAATAGAGAAAGTCGTCAAAAATACCCATCTTAGAAATAATACTCCAAATAGGGAGGATGAAATACCCAATAATAGGGTGTTGAATATAAATATCGCTGATATACAATCTATCCCAATAAACTATTTAAGAAGCTACGATGAGACTCCTTTACCGAgccatcaaaatttcttttatgaCCGCAGATCTTCGTATTTACAAAACCTACAAAAGCCGGAAGTGTTAAGACATGTGCCAGAGTCTAGtgtttacaagaaaaaaacatttgttaGTAAAATACCAGTTTACCAAGGAAAGAAGAAGGTTGATTTGGGAACTGAAGCCGCTGCTGCGAAGACATCTTGGCCAAGAGATTTGATTTATAAACCTAGTTTGGATTCATTACCATCACAAAACGTTTTGGAGAAAATGTCAgaaggtaataaaatttaaaataatattttcttgaaatcAAAGTGTCTTACTTTGGAATAAACTAACAAGAGACAATGAGAAGTGCAGTTATTATACATTACGCAAAGAGGTAAATCTCTAGATTTTATGCATACATGATTGGCCAATTTCTTTCAAAGTCAAGCCTGAAATTAAAGAGAGAACTACAATGGTTCACAAGCCCCTAGTTGAATTGTTTCGTTCAATTTGTATCAAACACTAGTTAATAGAGTTCTCTTTTTTTTGTTGCTCTTTTGTTGTCACTTCATTTGTTATTGCACGCTAATATATTAACTTATGCACCCAAGATTTGACTTGACGTGTACCTATAGTTGCTTTGGATAGTTAAACTGCGACACAAAACATACATTCATTCCGTCTTTAAATTGCTGATGGTATATTGATGGGCCTATGAAGGAATATCTATCTGCACTAgtccttttcaattttttagtgcattttgcatatttaaatcCCATGCATCTTTTTTTCTCTAAATCATCATAACAGAGGAAATATCATTCTTtaactaattttcttttttcctgtTTACAGATTTTGGATTTAGTAAATCATCTTTAAAAGTCAACGATACGAGTACAAGCAATAACTATCCACAAACTAAAATCATCAGAACCGATTACCGTTTAGGTTTACGCAAAAAAGATCTTAGAGGCAACGTATGCTCGCAAATCGTGAATAAAAAACCTAAGCTATTTTCAGAATCGTTCCTTGAATTCATAAACAATATTCCCAAAGAAGAGAAGAATGCCACAAATTTGAGCAAACAATTACAGAACAAGTTCTCTCCGCAGTCCAGCACTGGTGACAGCCTGAAAAACCATGTATCATCAAAGTGTTCCCTATCTAGTTCGAACAgtagaaataaaagaaagaagaaagagtTTTATCTTGCTAGATCGAAATCTGAAATATCCATGACCAGCTTAAAACGGTTCACATCAAAACCAAAGAAATGTAAGCCTCT
The genomic region above belongs to Anthonomus grandis grandis chromosome 6, icAntGran1.3, whole genome shotgun sequence and contains:
- the LOC126737334 gene encoding uncharacterized protein LOC126737334, which gives rise to MKHRKPNKLNESPSHLNRRLKGLKIPAYNADIDQIISLAEEKIAPILKILVDNPNGAAHYIHVKDCSRIEEFQEIIRDLIIALRSVGFQVNIQLRNLDLDNYKEHANSKGLIYVDTILLLNIMELYNTLQNIKEELDAFYRSIGIHSFVQTESGLLSLASVESANPNKIVFKLRKSPTKGSSRFGLLSSDFFVMPSSTSASAPLSASKSEVVEGSFAEDLSALRRIQSASSVEDQFGHGVNDVYRARKILVRCIGDLQDVSDYLGMPRKDAATICSLMEVENAGTFSETDHSRNTADNTNSKGNCCCKECFADSADGVRPECEDDQVIVCIKGCNEEEGDVQIVIRQCPDCKKGNKNEMAQKVKGTNQLTNTKSVAMRPSFSVGTSYSDVRTGPKEIESTILHNKDSRGSIVCSDEEDEQRDVDCSRINMFETTNLCLKTDTGQELIISLTVTPRELGAGKLSLRDIFSEDLEKQSSSTQPINYYVADRYIPLGRTKVCSSLEFDVGTADSKLRRQGIKHKDNKIVVQLENLGTDNLLRACRPAKCCRKAILNERMKKCLPYAPSIRSLPLDDEDMRVIKESLEMSLQKVKNSIDIKKDLYRNKIRTVMYFIVEEDISKEQIEFIWKKNFIRKKLNYYINLVNDSPVEIKISYIVLYFGVENEIEKVVKNTHLRNNTPNREDEIPNNRVLNINIADIQSIPINYLRSYDETPLPSHQNFFYDRRSSYLQNLQKPEVLRHVPESSVYKKKTFVSKIPVYQGKKKVDLGTEAAAAKTSWPRDLIYKPSLDSLPSQNVLEKMSEDFGFSKSSLKVNDTSTSNNYPQTKIIRTDYRLGLRKKDLRGNVCSQIVNKKPKLFSESFLEFINNIPKEEKNATNLSKQLQNKFSPQSSTGDSLKNHVSSKCSLSSSNSRNKRKKKEFYLARSKSEISMTSLKRFTSKPKKCKPLVKPLAKDTLQIQSEKRSKKANEDASSCTNKSKASKILQDEEYVSRVVLNYFSKALYKMILEKVMKGKLEKELSRKALNVGVGTDSTSIDSRSLHEIYRRTVNDLSRHKNTKISHHELKAKQSQICIAVPFLTNRNHPSSLCVFNNLSLQTSIIFGDTKTCQTSDTLLAYLFHSTNWQTDNFLKTYQRNCQQDVHYLVNEFKSEDSLSSTVSGPGLISPYLSGFVTESEDPDSLDQSLIQLKDTLEKYENVKHQIAQNNETVNPIDYFVYQMCACNGKLNKKPSMMQKLFGKTKMLFSSVEKDLCKKFENQRKFFNMSSQDRADLCYSCGCFISKCGDGRAALNTDNILCMCPDEYKTKKIGISPYCCKEKTKTVAKKLSSKLQSASVSSLKTMQSCFKRSMDELISHGIKVKKSLAKVRNNKTTQKDSGNITICYDPTMKTVVCEKKSAATSTTKDNGTQKCACGKCDSLLEDGTCCCSHCLGCLDKSFNTNVDDEENIAVAANGSTQTNEDPNKNNKSTGNNQPNVSNVGTDHKQDSQVNTDQMSNNKSIDKSLKGSKDKPTSAINKKESKFGKKHTSIVNSVSITNSNHMSSDTKAHNESSNTKDPITNDEGYLTKEESVVEEINPKVGTSFNAPLATSTPNNSQENIISTPENQAPDETEDDIPESPNVGNNNTTYFVLTPTPQMFQSLGFGSGNPFESFALGFPPASLFHINQPDNGFNR